A stretch of Streptomyces vietnamensis DNA encodes these proteins:
- a CDS encoding sensor histidine kinase, which yields MASVIALLFSSAEIRTPVAWCGLAGVLLTVATSAIAARRTRAAEAQRHTRARVEAAEQHAQREAALLTRLDDQRTTVAWLAEELLPAAVARLQKGDSSSEILRAVTFGKHIDPDYAEALREALRTSLEAVEAEENTRDASQRALVAIARRVQAIVHQLAKDLHAMQILHGNDLVVSRGLQEVDHRNALIGRLAASVAVLGDARPGRQWSKAIPLYDVLRGAMSRIVDFPRVKLTSIAEVAVIGPGAEPLMHLLAELLDNATTFSPPHTPVEVTASEVPTGIAIEIEDRGIGLTEEVRQRVERVMAQSQTGVNLSGLGELTQIGLPVVSRLARQHGCDVDLRISAYGGVRAVVLVPRDLITTVPPSALKLPQHARRRTGGPVLPRPTPAPDATAESVEVRKTANGLPQRRRESPGPALPQRRRESPVPIPIVQTGPAPSADTAASRGTSGRHREPGLMWEAFNADRGDRSPVAAPSLSPSEPSDEDE from the coding sequence GTGGCCTCCGTAATAGCGTTGCTCTTCTCCTCCGCGGAGATACGGACACCGGTCGCCTGGTGCGGACTCGCCGGGGTCCTCCTGACGGTCGCCACCTCGGCCATCGCCGCGCGCCGAACCCGCGCGGCGGAGGCGCAGCGGCACACGCGGGCGAGGGTCGAGGCGGCGGAGCAGCACGCCCAGCGCGAGGCCGCGCTGCTCACCCGCCTGGACGACCAGCGGACCACCGTCGCCTGGCTCGCCGAGGAGCTCCTCCCCGCGGCCGTCGCCCGACTGCAGAAGGGCGACTCCTCCTCCGAGATCCTGCGGGCCGTCACCTTCGGCAAGCACATCGACCCCGACTACGCCGAGGCGCTCAGGGAGGCCCTGCGGACCTCCCTGGAAGCCGTGGAGGCCGAGGAGAACACCAGGGACGCCTCCCAGCGGGCCCTCGTGGCGATCGCGCGCAGGGTCCAGGCGATCGTGCACCAGCTCGCCAAGGACCTCCACGCCATGCAGATCCTCCACGGAAACGACCTCGTGGTCTCCCGGGGCCTGCAGGAGGTCGACCACCGCAACGCCCTGATCGGCCGCCTCGCGGCCAGCGTCGCGGTCCTCGGCGACGCCCGGCCCGGCCGCCAGTGGTCGAAGGCGATCCCGCTCTACGACGTCCTGCGCGGGGCCATGTCACGCATCGTGGACTTCCCCCGGGTGAAGCTGACCTCGATCGCGGAGGTGGCCGTGATCGGCCCCGGCGCCGAGCCGCTGATGCACCTCCTCGCCGAACTCCTCGACAACGCCACGACGTTCTCGCCGCCCCACACCCCCGTGGAGGTGACCGCGAGCGAGGTGCCGACCGGCATCGCGATCGAGATCGAGGACCGCGGGATCGGACTCACCGAAGAGGTCCGGCAGCGCGTCGAACGCGTCATGGCGCAGTCGCAGACCGGCGTCAACCTCTCGGGCCTGGGCGAGCTCACCCAGATCGGCCTCCCGGTCGTCAGCCGACTGGCCCGCCAGCACGGCTGCGACGTCGACCTGCGCATCTCCGCCTACGGAGGCGTACGGGCCGTGGTGCTCGTCCCCCGGGACCTGATCACCACGGTGCCGCCGTCCGCCCTGAAGCTCCCGCAGCACGCCCGACGGCGTACGGGCGGGCCGGTCCTGCCCCGGCCCACGCCGGCGCCCGACGCCACCGCGGAATCCGTCGAGGTCAGGAAGACCGCCAACGGACTCCCGCAGCGACGCCGGGAGTCGCCCGGGCCCGCGCTCCCGCAGCGACGCCGCGAGTCGCCCGTACCGATCCCGATCGTCCAGACCGGGCCCGCGCCCTCCGCCGACACGGCGGCCTCCCGGGGCACCTCCGGCCGTCACCGCGAGCCGGGACTGATGTGGGAGGCCTTCAACGCCGACAGAGGCGACAGGAGTCCGGTCGCCGCCCCTTCCCTTTCCCCCAGCGAGCCGTCAGATGAGGACGAGTAA
- a CDS encoding roadblock/LC7 domain-containing protein — MQPLPNMDWILTDLLGEVPYVRHVVALSSDGLCIGQANTAPDTADAIAAACSGIQSLARAIAQMFPEGDGSTHMVGIEADGGYFSLMAAGPGAYLAVLADQEVDAGLLGSRMRTLVTRIGHYMTSPPREDVGQAM; from the coding sequence ATGCAGCCACTGCCGAACATGGACTGGATCCTCACGGACCTGCTGGGCGAGGTCCCGTACGTGCGACACGTGGTCGCCCTGTCGTCGGACGGCCTGTGCATCGGACAGGCGAACACGGCCCCCGACACCGCCGACGCGATCGCCGCCGCCTGCTCCGGCATCCAGAGCCTCGCGCGGGCCATCGCGCAGATGTTCCCGGAGGGCGACGGATCGACGCACATGGTCGGGATCGAGGCCGACGGCGGGTACTTCTCCCTGATGGCGGCCGGACCGGGGGCCTACCTCGCGGTCCTCGCCGACCAGGAGGTGGACGCCGGACTCCTCGGCAGCCGCATGCGGACGCTGGTCACCCGGATCGGTCACTACATGACGAGCCCGCCTCGTGAGGACGTCGGGCAGGCGATGTGA
- a CDS encoding DUF742 domain-containing protein translates to MTSENQDPWNEGNPVPLYVITGGPDSAAGAFNLVTLIATRSEPDPAMQPEQAAVLTLCTYPLSVAELSAYLSLPFSVVTTLLSKLVEEERVEAIAPVPVAAYPERGLLEAVIHGLRKL, encoded by the coding sequence GTGACATCGGAGAACCAGGACCCCTGGAATGAAGGCAATCCCGTCCCGCTCTACGTCATTACCGGCGGCCCGGACTCCGCGGCCGGAGCTTTCAACCTGGTCACGCTCATCGCGACGCGGTCCGAACCCGACCCCGCCATGCAGCCCGAGCAGGCGGCCGTCCTCACCCTGTGCACGTACCCGCTCTCGGTGGCCGAGCTCTCCGCGTACCTCAGCCTTCCCTTCAGCGTCGTCACCACGCTGCTCTCCAAGCTCGTCGAGGAGGAGCGGGTCGAGGCCATCGCGCCCGTGCCCGTGGCGGCCTATCCCGAACGCGGCCTACTGGAGGCGGTGATCCATGGACTACGCAAGCTCTGA